A genomic region of Synechococcus sp. NOUM97013 contains the following coding sequences:
- a CDS encoding cyclic nucleotide-binding domain-containing protein — MRKFAVDKGDYIYRSEEASGSIYLVKSGMIEMTTQYPETGEGVDSTHGPGHVFGEVEIIDSRPRIASARAAKACQLVEIPREELMEILYIKPEKSLMLGKSTFEHLRSLYDDASLDSDLERLREEMHVSIRDAVVAHESRVVKSHNGMAAIAVPIILLVLLAGASYWFFHRA, encoded by the coding sequence ATGCGCAAGTTCGCTGTTGATAAAGGCGATTACATCTACCGCTCGGAAGAGGCCAGTGGTTCCATCTATCTCGTGAAATCGGGCATGATCGAGATGACCACGCAGTACCCCGAGACAGGCGAGGGCGTCGACTCCACCCATGGTCCCGGTCACGTGTTCGGCGAGGTTGAAATCATCGACAGCCGTCCTCGAATCGCAAGCGCGCGTGCCGCGAAGGCTTGTCAGCTTGTCGAGATTCCAAGAGAGGAGCTCATGGAGATCCTTTACATCAAGCCAGAGAAAAGCCTGATGCTGGGTAAATCCACCTTTGAGCACCTGCGGTCTCTCTACGACGACGCCTCCTTGGATTCTGATCTGGAGCGACTCCGTGAGGAGATGCACGTCAGTATTCGCGACGCTGTGGTGGCCCATGAATCGCGTGTCGTGAAGAGCCACAACGGAATGGCTGCAATCGCTGTGCCGATTATTCTGCTTGTGCTTTTGGCCGGCGCGTCTTATTGGTTCTT
- a CDS encoding HlyD family efflux transporter periplasmic adaptor subunit: MASQAKNRHALRKGLIIAGVVAAGAIGWSALKPKPSPPPVASQPKQVTALGRLTPEGSLVPLSIPAGTAGGNEIVERWFAGEGDTITKGQVLVRLSSYDELQSALVQAESKLKSTGALLPFLKVSQNRGKELFQDGAISEEELAKTTASILERQADVAAAKASVEQARSQLASAEVRSPLDGRLIRIYSWPGMKQTDEGLAVIGRTESMQVWAQVFQTDVNRLRIGQSAIVKAETGGFEGEVQATLKSIIGKVSQRDLFAVAANNDVNARVILVKLDIDPEFQQELSKLSGLNVIVRFKP; the protein is encoded by the coding sequence ATGGCGAGCCAGGCCAAAAATCGCCACGCACTCCGTAAGGGTCTCATCATCGCTGGAGTGGTTGCTGCTGGAGCCATTGGCTGGAGCGCGCTGAAACCAAAGCCCAGCCCTCCTCCTGTTGCCAGCCAACCCAAGCAGGTCACAGCGCTTGGCCGCCTCACGCCTGAGGGAAGCCTTGTCCCTCTGTCTATCCCCGCGGGGACCGCTGGAGGAAATGAAATCGTTGAGCGCTGGTTTGCAGGCGAAGGCGACACGATCACCAAAGGTCAAGTGCTCGTTCGACTGAGCAGCTACGACGAATTGCAATCGGCCCTTGTTCAAGCTGAATCCAAGTTGAAATCAACCGGTGCACTGCTGCCCTTTTTGAAAGTCAGCCAGAACCGTGGCAAGGAACTTTTCCAGGATGGCGCCATTTCCGAGGAAGAACTGGCAAAAACAACCGCCAGCATCCTGGAACGTCAAGCCGACGTCGCAGCAGCGAAAGCTTCTGTCGAGCAAGCACGCAGTCAACTGGCATCGGCTGAGGTTCGCTCTCCGCTCGACGGACGGCTGATCAGGATCTACAGCTGGCCCGGAATGAAGCAGACCGATGAAGGTTTGGCTGTTATCGGCCGCACTGAATCAATGCAGGTCTGGGCGCAGGTCTTTCAGACCGATGTGAATCGCCTGCGAATCGGTCAATCAGCAATTGTCAAAGCGGAAACTGGAGGCTTCGAAGGAGAAGTGCAGGCGACACTGAAATCCATTATCGGCAAGGTCTCCCAGAGAGACTTGTTTGCCGTAGCAGCCAACAACGACGTGAATGCTCGCGTCATTTTGGTGAAACTGGATATCGACCCTGAATTCCAGCAAGAGCTCTCGAAGCTGAGCGGCTTGAACGTCATCGTTCGCTTCAAACCATGA
- the devC gene encoding ABC transporter permease DevC encodes MSQISSWVHRLNLNDLPLAWLQLKRQPVRYLVAVTGIGFAALLMYMQLGFQSGLLKSATKFYNALETDLVLISPATVNSGSYQQFPQSQLFQALGVEGIRETIPLYIANINAQQLNGIKPTSLRMIGYDPDLKVLDVPAINEQSNELKTPGFVLFDTLGSRIKTGPVGQTFKADGPLDMISSDFEKTFRIKGLFALGSTFVADSNLIGSEATALQLASRQINLGEISLGLIRVDKPSNIPRVQNDLRTLYGDEIQVLTKPELIKQERNYWNNVSSFGVIFGFGTIMGLLVGGVVVYQVLYTDVSDHLKEYATLKAMGFSSEFILIVVIQEAVLLGVSAFIPATLVSAVLYAGLSAVSGIELQMSPDKSLLVGALTISTCAIASAIAIRKLSDADPASVF; translated from the coding sequence ATGAGCCAAATCTCATCTTGGGTCCACAGACTGAATCTCAACGACCTGCCTCTTGCCTGGTTGCAGCTCAAGCGACAACCGGTGCGCTACCTGGTTGCCGTCACCGGCATCGGATTTGCCGCTCTGTTGATGTACATGCAGTTGGGCTTTCAATCAGGCCTGCTGAAGAGCGCTACCAAGTTCTACAACGCACTTGAAACAGATCTAGTGCTGATCAGCCCTGCAACTGTGAACAGCGGCAGCTATCAGCAGTTCCCTCAATCACAGCTATTTCAAGCCCTGGGCGTGGAAGGAATTCGTGAAACAATTCCTCTTTATATCGCCAACATCAACGCACAACAACTTAACGGAATTAAACCAACATCCCTGAGGATGATTGGATACGACCCGGATCTCAAGGTTCTTGATGTTCCCGCTATCAACGAACAAAGCAATGAATTAAAAACTCCCGGCTTCGTTCTATTCGACACGCTTGGGTCAAGGATCAAAACCGGCCCGGTCGGACAAACCTTCAAAGCTGATGGTCCGCTGGACATGATCTCGTCAGACTTTGAAAAGACATTTAGAATCAAAGGGCTATTTGCACTTGGATCAACCTTCGTCGCCGACAGCAATTTGATTGGCAGCGAGGCAACAGCACTCCAGCTGGCATCAAGACAAATCAATCTGGGAGAAATTTCTCTCGGCCTGATCCGAGTCGACAAGCCTTCCAATATTCCAAGAGTTCAAAATGATCTTCGCACTCTCTATGGAGATGAAATTCAGGTTTTAACGAAACCAGAATTGATCAAACAAGAGAGAAACTATTGGAACAATGTTTCCTCTTTCGGAGTCATCTTTGGTTTTGGAACAATCATGGGATTGCTCGTGGGCGGCGTTGTGGTTTACCAGGTTCTGTACACCGACGTCAGCGATCATCTCAAAGAATACGCAACCTTGAAAGCGATGGGTTTTTCAAGCGAATTCATCCTCATCGTGGTGATCCAAGAAGCAGTTCTTTTGGGAGTTTCAGCATTTATCCCTGCAACCCTTGTCAGTGCGGTCCTTTATGCAGGCTTGAGTGCTGTGTCAGGCATTGAATTGCAAATGTCCCCTGACAAATCGCTTCTTGTCGGGGCTTTAACCATCAGCACCTGCGCCATTGCCTCTGCGATCGCAATTCGCAAGCTCAGTGATGCCGATCCCGCATCCGTCTTCTAA
- a CDS encoding ATP-binding cassette domain-containing protein, with protein MKPVISTQNLCHSYGKGELRTEILHNLNFDVYSGEITLLVGPSGSGKSTLLTLLGALRSVEEGSIQVLNQELNGASENVLMKTRRRIGFIFQSHNLVSSLTVLQNVQILLQLTETNPQKRRDKACELLEAVGLSHRLNHYPEELSGGQRQRVAIARALAPEPELILADEPTASLDSRSGQDVVELLGKLARDRGSAVLLVTHDLRLLKDADRIWAIEDGRINPWDESKNSTTH; from the coding sequence ATGAAACCTGTCATCAGCACCCAAAACCTTTGCCACAGCTACGGGAAAGGGGAGCTAAGAACTGAAATTCTGCACAATCTGAATTTTGATGTGTACAGCGGCGAAATCACACTGCTTGTAGGTCCTTCGGGCAGTGGCAAGAGCACGCTTTTGACGCTCCTTGGGGCCTTGCGATCCGTCGAAGAAGGATCCATTCAGGTTCTCAACCAAGAACTCAATGGAGCCAGTGAAAACGTGCTGATGAAGACCCGACGCCGCATCGGGTTTATTTTTCAAAGCCACAACCTGGTGTCGTCGCTGACGGTTCTGCAGAATGTGCAAATTCTGCTTCAGCTCACCGAAACCAATCCGCAGAAACGTCGCGATAAAGCCTGTGAATTACTTGAAGCTGTCGGACTCAGCCATCGACTCAATCACTACCCAGAAGAGCTTTCCGGTGGTCAGCGTCAGCGCGTCGCAATTGCCCGGGCTCTAGCTCCAGAGCCGGAGCTCATTCTCGCTGATGAGCCCACAGCATCCCTGGACAGTCGTTCAGGTCAGGACGTGGTTGAACTGCTCGGCAAGCTTGCACGCGATCGAGGCAGTGCAGTGCTTCTCGTCACCCACGATCTGCGTCTTTTGAAAGATGCTGATCGCATCTGGGCCATTGAAGACGGCCGCATCAATCCCTGGGACGAATCCAAAAACAGCACGACCCACTAA
- a CDS encoding alpha/beta fold hydrolase — protein MSSQVTTSLSASSIYPQEWLGEWNWGDHKISIARTSNTTNTQTVVLIHGFGACKEHWRHNVSALTAQFNVAAVDLLGFGSSDKPQSRLASEPEEEHSTLYCIDLWAQQVVSFLDAYKLQHVQLVGNSIGGVVALRAAEILETRSTPAKGVVLIDCAQRAIDDKRVSEQPPFRALGRPLLKQLVRQRWITGPLFRSLARPSIIRKVLKLAYPSGAGVDDQLVSVLHRATTDPGALESFRGFINLFQDHLAPELLERLTTPVRVIWGEADPWEPVEQAQRWTAFESVCELRTVPGLGHCPHDEAPDQINPILLDMLCNAISDSTGKAE, from the coding sequence ATGTCATCTCAGGTCACAACATCCCTTTCAGCATCATCCATTTACCCTCAGGAATGGCTGGGTGAGTGGAACTGGGGCGATCACAAGATCAGCATCGCCAGAACCTCAAACACCACCAATACCCAGACCGTCGTTCTGATCCATGGCTTTGGGGCTTGCAAGGAGCACTGGCGCCACAACGTTTCGGCACTGACCGCACAGTTCAATGTGGCAGCGGTCGATCTTCTGGGATTTGGTTCAAGCGACAAGCCTCAATCAAGACTTGCATCCGAGCCTGAAGAGGAACACAGCACGCTCTATTGCATCGACTTATGGGCGCAGCAGGTGGTGAGCTTTCTCGATGCCTACAAACTTCAACATGTGCAGCTTGTGGGCAACTCCATCGGTGGAGTCGTCGCACTGCGAGCAGCTGAAATACTTGAGACCCGATCCACACCTGCCAAAGGTGTTGTTCTGATCGACTGCGCCCAACGCGCCATCGACGACAAGCGTGTTTCAGAACAACCGCCGTTCCGTGCACTGGGCAGACCGTTACTCAAACAACTGGTCAGACAACGCTGGATCACCGGTCCCCTGTTTCGCAGCCTCGCGCGACCATCCATCATCCGCAAAGTTCTCAAACTCGCTTACCCCAGCGGAGCTGGCGTTGATGACCAACTGGTATCGGTGCTCCATCGAGCCACCACAGATCCGGGAGCGCTGGAATCATTCCGCGGCTTCATCAACCTGTTCCAGGACCACCTTGCACCAGAACTCCTGGAGCGGCTCACGACACCTGTGAGGGTCATCTGGGGAGAAGCGGATCCCTGGGAACCGGTGGAACAGGCGCAACGATGGACGGCATTCGAGAGTGTCTGTGAACTGAGAACAGTTCCTGGCCTGGGCCACTGCCCCCACGATGAAGCCCCAGACCAGATCAACCCGATCCTGCTCGACATGCTCTGCAACGCAATCAGCGACAGCACAGGAAAAGCCGAATGA
- a CDS encoding MFS transporter, whose amino-acid sequence MNKRILLILCLVVAVDSASFGLLLPVVPFFVNQLTGSFNAIAVTSVTAIYSGLQFLGAPVIGRLSDRWGRRGILTMAVGISALALIGQGLSTSLTMLLLFSALNGASSGVFAISQAMVADAVEDRDQRTVGFGAIGAALGLGFIIGPGLGGALGALNPRYPFVVAAAFCVINVILIRLHLPESRQQKSPSDLDQQRQPNPLLKAGSGRLRKLISIYFLFYLGFSAFSGIFVLAAKDRFNWGPQPTSLVLVYVGVVAVIVQGALLPKLLKRLRPDRLSMIGLTLVAIAMFGVSKIEQGSSLYITQLLFAGGVGLSTPGLRSAMSLCVSEDQQGVLGGLTQSVVSLTSLIGPLLAGQMFERAGYSATFQVQAYLVIGAIALLISMPRMPAQTTPQDVKTPSA is encoded by the coding sequence ATGAACAAGCGCATCCTGCTCATTCTTTGCCTGGTGGTGGCCGTCGATTCCGCCAGCTTCGGCCTGCTCCTCCCAGTGGTTCCGTTCTTCGTGAATCAGCTGACGGGATCCTTCAATGCCATCGCGGTCACCAGTGTGACGGCGATCTATTCCGGCCTGCAGTTTTTAGGGGCCCCCGTAATTGGCCGGCTCTCGGACCGCTGGGGGCGTCGCGGGATCCTCACGATGGCCGTGGGCATCAGTGCCCTCGCTCTCATCGGCCAGGGGCTGTCCACTTCACTGACAATGTTGCTGCTGTTTTCAGCACTGAATGGCGCCTCATCAGGAGTCTTTGCGATCTCACAAGCGATGGTGGCCGACGCCGTTGAAGACCGAGACCAACGAACGGTGGGGTTCGGAGCCATTGGGGCTGCACTTGGACTGGGATTCATCATTGGACCAGGGCTTGGAGGTGCTCTCGGGGCATTGAATCCGCGCTATCCATTTGTGGTGGCGGCAGCCTTCTGCGTCATCAACGTGATCCTGATCCGCCTTCACCTTCCAGAATCACGCCAACAGAAATCTCCGTCAGATCTTGATCAGCAGCGCCAACCGAATCCATTACTGAAGGCGGGATCGGGCCGACTGCGCAAACTCATCTCCATTTATTTCCTCTTCTATCTGGGCTTCAGCGCATTCTCGGGAATCTTCGTGCTCGCAGCGAAGGATCGCTTCAACTGGGGCCCCCAACCCACGTCCCTGGTTTTGGTGTACGTCGGCGTGGTCGCTGTGATCGTTCAAGGAGCACTGCTACCGAAACTGCTGAAGCGATTGCGACCTGATCGCCTCTCGATGATCGGCCTCACACTTGTTGCCATCGCCATGTTTGGCGTCTCAAAGATCGAACAGGGCAGCAGTCTTTACATCACCCAACTGCTCTTTGCAGGTGGTGTCGGCCTGAGCACGCCAGGCCTTCGCTCAGCGATGTCGCTGTGCGTCTCAGAAGATCAACAGGGTGTACTGGGTGGGCTCACCCAATCTGTGGTGAGCCTGACATCCCTTATCGGACCTCTACTTGCCGGACAGATGTTCGAAAGGGCTGGCTACAGCGCAACATTTCAAGTCCAGGCCTACTTGGTGATTGGAGCCATCGCACTGCTCATCTCGATGCCGAGGATGCCGGCACAAACGACGCCTCAGGATGTGAAAACACCCTCGGCGTAA
- a CDS encoding VOC family protein — translation MTTLLPIEALDHVALTVSDPDRSMQWYQDVLGFKPASMEGLKQGPPYLLRVAEGNYLNLFPSDSVPLKSVPDHSTVAMRHVAFRVTYEAMAIVQQALEDRGLLVTGFDYGPRCRALFISDPDGHQIELIGYAEGVFTS, via the coding sequence ATGACAACTCTTCTCCCGATTGAAGCTCTTGATCATGTTGCTCTCACGGTCAGTGATCCTGACCGATCGATGCAGTGGTATCAGGACGTTCTTGGATTCAAGCCTGCATCGATGGAAGGTCTCAAGCAAGGACCTCCTTATCTCCTTCGTGTGGCTGAAGGGAATTATCTGAACTTATTTCCTTCTGATTCAGTTCCGCTGAAGTCTGTTCCAGATCACAGCACTGTCGCCATGCGACATGTTGCCTTCCGAGTCACTTATGAAGCGATGGCCATCGTTCAACAAGCACTGGAGGATCGTGGCCTTTTGGTGACGGGATTCGACTATGGGCCTCGCTGTCGCGCCCTGTTTATCTCAGATCCAGATGGGCATCAAATCGAACTGATTGGTTACGCCGAGGGTGTTTTCACATCCTGA
- a CDS encoding aromatic ring-hydroxylating dioxygenase subunit alpha → MQLIRTWYAVELSSAVSEGSVQKLNFHGEVFAIWRSLDGTVSVVPDRCPHKGASLSAGNVGDEGLACPYHGWCFQSDGACVKIPAQGDNNPIPRRATLGGLPCLEQYGYIWIWWDPKGQSAPDDLPALPDVGPIPESDDSGWRSLEGTVVWQAHWLRVLEAFMDLTHAPFVHSGSFGAMAPDQLMPVDQWCRDDSVYERVIAPRDRHYRADQGRGLRAWFNQADDKDVDQESDDAGEQHIQLWLANVSLVRVVFGDFQISLMTAHVPMDDGTTRNLWRHFRSFLRSPLADGNARGRVDRFMAEDQRTVETLTPAMPDLDGHGNLLVASDVSTLALRRMLRQKRNDGLLI, encoded by the coding sequence ATGCAGCTGATTCGTACCTGGTACGCCGTTGAGCTCTCTTCGGCAGTCTCTGAAGGCAGCGTCCAGAAACTCAACTTCCATGGAGAGGTTTTTGCGATCTGGCGATCCCTCGACGGGACAGTTTCGGTTGTTCCTGATCGGTGTCCTCACAAGGGAGCCAGCCTCAGTGCGGGCAATGTCGGTGATGAGGGTCTGGCATGCCCTTACCACGGTTGGTGTTTCCAGTCAGACGGCGCCTGCGTCAAGATTCCAGCGCAGGGCGACAACAATCCGATTCCACGTCGCGCCACATTGGGTGGGCTGCCCTGTCTTGAGCAGTATGGATACATCTGGATCTGGTGGGATCCAAAGGGACAATCTGCTCCCGATGACTTGCCTGCTTTGCCTGATGTTGGCCCCATTCCAGAGTCGGATGACAGTGGCTGGCGCTCTCTAGAAGGAACCGTTGTCTGGCAAGCCCATTGGTTGCGTGTGCTGGAAGCATTTATGGATCTGACCCATGCTCCATTTGTTCACAGCGGTAGTTTTGGTGCGATGGCCCCTGATCAGTTGATGCCAGTGGATCAGTGGTGTCGCGATGACAGCGTCTACGAACGCGTGATTGCACCTCGCGATCGTCACTACCGTGCCGACCAAGGGCGTGGTCTGCGTGCCTGGTTCAACCAGGCCGATGACAAAGACGTTGATCAGGAGTCCGATGATGCTGGTGAACAGCACATCCAGCTCTGGTTGGCCAATGTGTCGTTGGTGCGGGTTGTCTTTGGTGATTTCCAGATTTCGCTGATGACCGCCCATGTGCCCATGGATGACGGCACCACTCGAAATTTATGGCGTCACTTCCGTTCGTTCCTGCGCAGTCCACTCGCTGATGGCAACGCTCGAGGACGTGTGGATCGATTCATGGCCGAGGATCAACGCACTGTTGAAACGCTGACTCCAGCAATGCCTGATCTTGATGGTCATGGTAATCTCTTGGTGGCCAGTGATGTGTCGACCTTGGCTCTTCGCCGCATGCTCCGCCAAAAGCGCAATGACGGTCTGCTGATCTGA
- a CDS encoding MinD/ParA family protein, with protein sequence MTQIIAVHSFRGGTGKSNLTANLSTALALQGKRVAILDTDLASPGIHVLFDFSLSEGDRCLNDYLQEDVQIRDCVHEVTPDPVRSSKGHIFLLPASLDSDRIARLLREGYQVEKLNDAMFAIADDLKLDFVLVDTHPGINEETLLSAAIADHLIMVMRPDSQDYLGTAVAIEVAQRLDVMNIQLVMNKLPSQFSRDEVRLRMQESYEVSIGAILPLSEDLLTLASGGLAVLEFPNHAWSDAVRDLATVLLESSGD encoded by the coding sequence ATGACGCAGATCATTGCAGTTCATTCGTTCCGTGGCGGTACCGGTAAATCAAACCTGACGGCCAACCTGTCGACAGCGTTAGCGCTCCAGGGTAAGCGTGTTGCCATTCTCGACACTGATCTGGCATCCCCAGGCATCCATGTTCTGTTTGATTTTTCTCTCTCTGAGGGTGATCGGTGTCTGAACGATTATTTACAGGAGGATGTGCAGATCCGCGATTGTGTGCATGAGGTGACACCTGACCCGGTCAGGTCTTCCAAGGGTCACATCTTTCTGTTGCCTGCTTCTCTTGATAGTGATCGAATTGCTCGACTCCTTCGTGAGGGCTATCAGGTTGAAAAGCTGAATGATGCGATGTTCGCCATCGCTGATGATTTAAAGCTTGATTTTGTTCTGGTGGATACCCACCCAGGGATTAATGAAGAAACGTTGCTTTCTGCTGCAATCGCTGACCATCTCATCATGGTGATGCGCCCAGATAGTCAGGATTATCTGGGAACTGCAGTCGCTATTGAGGTGGCTCAACGTCTTGACGTGATGAATATTCAACTTGTGATGAATAAACTTCCCAGTCAATTCAGTCGAGATGAGGTGCGTCTACGAATGCAGGAAAGTTATGAGGTTTCCATTGGGGCAATACTTCCGCTCAGTGAAGATCTTTTGACGTTGGCAAGCGGTGGTTTGGCCGTTCTTGAATTTCCTAATCATGCGTGGTCAGATGCGGTTCGTGACCTGGCGACTGTCCTGCTCGAGTCTTCCGGCGATTGA
- a CDS encoding TolC family protein, with protein MGEAPPVPPIPPVTLQRLDMDTAVQLAQERNPVIQEKYQAFRASQDDLGSDYATWWPTVSLDFNFGNYNQNSYYNYAGANSGVDTSIYKDYTDGASVSGLPSYLFARNYTSSYLQGVQTLDVNWKLYDPARGPQIWKGKYQVKEAGSDYIISRRDYSLMTRQAYVKLQRTLASIVTGRQLVENDRLLLQLADSRKRLGVASQLDVAKQITVLRTDEVNLVNAKRDSLVAQAQLAQLLNDPRSMEIKPSEALSPLGSWSSSLQETIDSALEYRQVIVKNLSRMKQNELQAEIDLAIYRPTIELVNSLYWTKNLGYPNSGEPYIVDTGRSDLWNSESVLQIKLTGFDGGRARMDAAAARKRAAAAQLAARQSTNSVIEEVREYFAQSTDGREAVLVASGRVQAASSALKLQSQRFNAGYGTITDVVQSQQDLTEAVSSYIEQLADYNLALVNLARASGLSYQDDPDLLAQVGDPLSAVGLSSVLQRAQSDSEN; from the coding sequence GTGGGCGAAGCACCTCCTGTGCCACCGATCCCACCCGTGACGCTACAGCGCCTTGATATGGACACTGCTGTCCAGCTGGCCCAAGAGCGCAACCCCGTCATTCAGGAAAAATATCAAGCATTCCGTGCAAGCCAGGATGATCTCGGCTCGGACTACGCAACATGGTGGCCAACGGTCAGCCTAGATTTTAATTTTGGTAATTACAATCAGAATTCTTACTACAACTATGCTGGCGCCAATAGTGGTGTTGATACGTCAATTTATAAAGACTATACGGATGGCGCGTCGGTGAGTGGATTGCCTTCCTATTTGTTTGCTCGCAATTACACAAGTAGTTATTTGCAAGGTGTGCAAACACTCGATGTGAATTGGAAGCTTTATGATCCTGCCCGAGGTCCTCAGATATGGAAGGGTAAATATCAGGTCAAGGAAGCGGGTAGTGACTACATCATTTCCCGTCGAGATTACTCCTTGATGACGCGTCAAGCCTACGTCAAGCTTCAGCGCACGTTGGCTTCGATTGTGACTGGTCGTCAGTTGGTGGAGAATGATCGACTGCTTCTGCAATTGGCAGATTCGAGAAAGCGTCTTGGTGTGGCTTCTCAGCTTGATGTTGCCAAGCAGATCACTGTGCTCCGTACGGATGAAGTGAATCTCGTTAACGCGAAACGTGATTCATTGGTCGCGCAAGCGCAGTTGGCTCAACTGCTGAATGACCCTCGCTCGATGGAGATCAAGCCCAGTGAGGCATTGAGTCCCTTGGGTTCGTGGTCTTCTTCATTGCAGGAAACCATCGACTCTGCACTTGAATATCGACAGGTTATTGTCAAAAACCTTTCTCGTATGAAGCAGAACGAGCTACAGGCGGAAATCGATCTGGCTATTTACAGGCCAACGATTGAGCTCGTTAATTCACTTTATTGGACGAAAAACTTAGGCTATCCAAATAGCGGTGAACCTTATATTGTTGATACTGGTCGTAGTGATCTGTGGAATTCGGAATCTGTGTTGCAGATCAAATTAACTGGGTTTGATGGTGGCCGTGCCCGGATGGATGCTGCGGCTGCGAGAAAGCGTGCTGCTGCTGCACAGCTGGCAGCTCGTCAGTCGACCAATTCAGTCATTGAGGAAGTCCGCGAATATTTCGCACAGTCCACCGATGGGCGTGAAGCGGTCCTTGTCGCCTCGGGGCGAGTGCAAGCTGCTTCGTCAGCCCTCAAGTTGCAGTCCCAGAGATTCAATGCTGGCTATGGCACGATCACTGATGTTGTTCAATCACAGCAGGATCTCACGGAAGCTGTGAGTTCCTACATCGAGCAACTGGCTGATTACAACCTTGCTTTGGTCAACTTGGCACGTGCCAGCGGCTTGTCCTACCAAGATGACCCTGACTTGCTTGCTCAGGTTGGTGATCCACTCTCTGCAGTCGGTTTGAGTTCCGTGCTCCAGAGGGCTCAGTCTGATTCTGAGAACTAA
- a CDS encoding phytoene synthase, which yields MVSASSVSMVVAENGLIPLDEAYERCRCETEEWAKTFYLGTMLMPPEKRRAIWAIYVWCRRTDEIMDSPEALSKPREVLLNLLDQWECHTRSVFDGHAVNWLDQVMVDTIQRFDQPLQPYLDMIEGMRMDLTWTRYSTFEELKLYCYRVAGTVGLMSERVMGVDPGYTSAPWSTGANTSGAAVALGIANQLTNILRDVGEDRHRGRIYLPLEDLHRFDYTEEQLFEGVVNDSWKRLMAFQIDRARQWFRQSEEGVRFLAPDARWPVWTSLRLYRGILSRIEQNQYDVFNHRAYVPKYRKLIDLPFSFLLSQSQ from the coding sequence ATGGTCTCGGCTTCATCTGTCTCGATGGTGGTGGCCGAAAACGGCCTCATCCCATTGGATGAGGCCTATGAGCGTTGTCGTTGTGAAACCGAGGAATGGGCGAAGACCTTTTACCTTGGCACCATGCTCATGCCACCCGAAAAACGGCGGGCGATTTGGGCAATTTACGTCTGGTGTCGTCGCACGGACGAAATCATGGACAGTCCTGAGGCATTGAGCAAGCCTCGGGAGGTGTTGTTAAACCTTTTAGACCAGTGGGAATGTCATACGCGGTCTGTCTTTGATGGTCATGCAGTGAATTGGTTAGATCAAGTTATGGTCGACACGATTCAGCGTTTTGATCAGCCTCTGCAGCCTTATCTCGACATGATTGAGGGCATGAGAATGGACCTCACTTGGACACGTTATTCTACATTTGAAGAGCTCAAGTTGTACTGCTATCGCGTTGCAGGCACTGTCGGACTGATGTCTGAACGTGTGATGGGTGTTGACCCTGGTTACACTTCAGCACCATGGAGTACGGGTGCCAATACTTCAGGTGCAGCGGTTGCCTTGGGTATCGCAAATCAACTCACCAATATCCTCAGGGATGTCGGTGAGGATCGTCATCGTGGCCGCATTTATCTCCCTTTAGAGGATCTCCATCGATTTGATTATACGGAAGAGCAATTGTTTGAGGGTGTCGTCAACGATTCGTGGAAGCGATTGATGGCGTTTCAGATCGATCGAGCGCGTCAGTGGTTCCGTCAATCAGAGGAGGGAGTGCGTTTCCTGGCTCCGGATGCACGCTGGCCTGTCTGGACGTCCCTTCGCCTCTATCGCGGTATTTTGTCCAGGATTGAGCAAAATCAATATGACGTCTTCAACCATCGTGCTTATGTACCCAAGTACAGGAAGTTGATTGACTTGCCCTTTTCCTTCCTGTTGTCTCAATCCCAATAG